A window of Rhododendron vialii isolate Sample 1 chromosome 11a, ASM3025357v1 genomic DNA:
CGTAATTTGGAAAGAAGAATGAGTTATTTGAACAAttacctttttttcctttttcataaccaaaaagggtgggagggggTGACCAGCGTAGCAACCCcccttgggcgtgaccataggggctccctACCCGCCAGTGGAATGTCCAGTTTGAGCCATAGCTACTGTTCGTGAGGACAAACTGTCACCATGGCACCACCTAGGTACAAGATGGCTTAGACTCCACCCCCATCATCAGTGAGACTCAAACCTGAGTCTCCACTAGGGGGTGTGGTGAGCTGAGCCATCCAAGCTACCATCTTCGGTGGTAAAAagtccattactgaccgaaaaAGTAGGGGGATCCTAAAATTAGGgggcaaaaaacaaaagcagtATATGTCAAGGAAGATAAGGTCATGACATCAACATTGAATATTGTAGAAGAATTATAGAACACCTAGCTCAAGATCCGATATGGCACGCAAAGGAATAGCAGACACAAATGAGATTCCTCAAGCTAGAATGAGAAAACCCCATAATTAGAAATTAGCTTTGTTGCAAAAATAAACATACTCGAGCAACGAGAAATGGTAGAGGATTCAGTTTGTCCAACAGAGCAAACTCAAAGAAAACCAAATTTCACAATGGAGCCAGCGGTCACCAGTGATGTGTTCAAGAACCTGCTCGCACAAACTGAGACACGCCGGTTTAACAGCAGGAATAAAACAGAGCCGAGGtatcggaaaaataaaataccaatAGATAATGACTCGCTCATGCCGATGATAATCGATCAACATGTGAGTACGATGACCAGAGCATAAATCAAACAGGATTCAGAAGCACAAACCTGATCATATCTTGGAGGGCTCATGAAGCAAAAAGGCAATTATTGAGAGAAGAAATTTAAGTAAAGTCAAAGAAGATGAGGACATAAAAATACTGTCCAATGAACAATTACAACACAAAACCGACAGCAACCGTCTAGTCATGAAAGCTCAAACAAAACGAGTGTATGTAAATTATTAGCATCCATGTTGGACAAGTGATGAAGTTTGTATGCCCTGCAGAAAGGAGTAGCATCGTTTAAATTTTAGAGTGTCCTCGCATAGCTTCTTCACTGCAGTAATAGGTGACAATCTGAATTTGCTAGTCTCTGCAACTATGACAACAGCACAGCAAGATAAAAGATGTGAGTCCCAAACTTCCAACAGTTGAAGTCATAGcaacaacaaagaaaacagGCTGAGAAGAGCTCCAAGAAAACTTTCTGCCTGCCAAAGAATATTTCCCACGGTTACCATATCAGATAAAGCAGAAACACTTTACTTAGAGCTTGGATCAAAAGGTCCAACCGCTTTTCCAGGTCTCCATGCATTGAAATTATAATAACCACATCCAGAATCGACTGCTAAAATAATTGTAAGAGAATCAAACCAAATAACTTTAGCAGTAATAGATTCACAAGAATCTTGTATGCACAGACTATATGCATTTTAAAGAGCAGTGCCTACCCCCAAAAAGCATGGGAGTGGGGTGGGGGAACAATAGTGAGACAATACTGGAACTGATGGATTGCCCTTCTCTGACCCTTTCTGCCCAACCTGAGGTAGATATACCAGTTAGTGTTGCAAAGCTTGAACTAAGAATCCTTTTTTCTCTAGCCGTACAaggaagaaaattaattttccaTTTCCTTTCACCGATTTCCAATCTTAGCAGGAAAAGGGAAGCAGGGAGCAGGGGCACCCCTTCTGCAGAAGTTAcggaaaaattggaaaataacaGTAAAAATAGGAAGACCTAAAGAGTAAGATTTCAATGAAGGTCGCCAATGTCAACTGCAGTCTAAAAAAGAATGTCCACAGTTAAAAAGGAGTGAACCCATAGTTTGGGGCCAATGAACTACAAATACAGCAACAGAACCTTAAATTAATACACTTGATCAACATAATACATTTAGTGCAGGTTAATCTGTCCCAACTCTAAACTTTAGCGGACACTGGAAGTCTGCGTAAAATGCTTGGATGACCAAATAAACTAAATATACCGTACATAGTTTCATAAATGTCCTTAGATAGAATGGAAAAAGGCATCGACTGGGAGCAGTTAATGATTTGAATTACGAAAAATTGATCCTTGCCAGATTGGAAGAACAACTAGAAATTAGAATTGATTGGGAGCAGTTAATGATTTCCATTACAAAAAATTGATCCTTGCCAGATTGAAAGAACAACtggaaattaaataaattttgacacaaGCAAAGAACAAAGAATGTTGAGAACTTAccttttagggaaaaaaaaacattattgcCCCTGGAACTGTGTTATTTCATCTCAGCAATGAACTTCTCATACTCAGGATCCGCACCATGACTTGCTGGCTGATTTTTCTCTGCAGGTGAAACTGATGGTGGAGCAGGTGGGTTAGAAGCCCATGGCCCACTTGCAAAGTTCTGTTGTTCTGCTGTTGAATGAGACgcaggtggaggaggaggagctgcAGCATAGTAAGAAGGATAACCCAAGGAAAATGGATGATACCAAGCTTGATAGTTTGGTAGCATCCCAGTCATTGCATTTCCATAAACATTATTAGGTCCAGATTTTGCAGAATCTGCTGACCCATTATTCTGTGATTGCACCCCAGGGGGGTAGCTTGTGGGTTCGCTTGAAAGCATACTTTGAGATGGAGCACCAGAAACTGCAGGTTGAGGCGGTGGGGGATACGGCACCCCATAAGGAGGCATAGGTGGACCTTGAACAGGTGCGTAATTGTTCTGCCCACCAAAGGGATGGGTATAAGGAGCACAAGGAGGGGGAGCATGTGGTCCCCAAGGAACAGGGGCACCTACGTAGCCTCCTGATGGCATACCCGCAAGGGGCCCACCTGATGTATTCTGCTGGGAGGGGTATCCACCAACGGACTGATTGGGAGGGGGGTAAGAGGACATTGGTGGAGCAGGAGGCCCAGGGGGCACAACAGGTTGGGGTGGCTTACCAGCAACCCTAACTGCTATTACTCTTCCCTCTAGACGATAACCATTCATGCTAGTAATGGCTTGATTGGCTTGAGCAACATCTGAATACTTCACAAATCCATAACCTTTACTCAAACCAGTATTCCGATCCTTAATAACCTTGGCCATTACTATGTCCCCGAAAGGCGAAAACAATCTAATGAGAGCATCATCATCAAGCGTAGATGGCAAGTATCCAATGTACAAATTTGCATCATCAATTTCTTTATCTGTTGTATTTACAATGCAACCCAATCCCGGACGTGATGTATTCCCAGTGCCTCCACCAATGGTGCTTGCCCAAGGGGGATTGGTTACTGATCCATTGGAACCCATAATAGACAATGTTGGGTTTTGCTTGGTAAGAGCTTCCGGGCCTGTCCCACCTAATTCTGCCAAGAAGCTCTGGTACTCATCGTCCATTTTCTTCCCCACAGTTCCACCCTTCATAGGACAATCAATAGTTGGATGACCACCATCACCGCAAATCTTGCACAAAACGTCACTCTTAAAAGTAGACATACGGGAGGGGCAGGCAAACTGCCGATGACCAGCCTCACCGCATAACCTACAAAACTCGTCATCTCTTATTGTCCCATTCAAAGCAGCAAGTTCCCTAAGCTGCTGCCTCTTATGCTCGTTCAACCCTTCGTCCACTGGGTGCAGAAGCTTCTCTACCATACCCGCCGCAGCATCAAGCGCCTCCTGCGTGTCAGCCTCAACCAAAACATGCAAGTCCTCATTCTCCGCCGGATCAAACTTCAAGTCCCGCTTTTGCCCAATCCTACCTTCCTTGATCGACCCTTTACCCCGAATCACGATTTTCGCTCCAGTCTCCTTCTCCATCCTCTTCTGCGTATTCCCTCTCGGCCCAATTATAAGTCCAATAAAATTATACCCTGGGTACTCTTTCATGGGTATATAAAGCTTCTTATTCAGCTTGGGTGGCCTATAATCCGCAGGAGGCTTGAAAGTAGGGTTTCGTTTTATAATCTGTGAAATTATCTCTTGTCTCTCCCTGTTAAGCCTTTCGCGGGCACGAAACTCTCTAGTGTTTATCCGAATCCCGAAATTATCGTAAATAGGTTCGGGAGAAGGCGACCTACCGCCTTCTGGCCGGTCATCTAGTTGGACACCAGACTGCAAAATTCGACTAATTTCTTGTAACCTAGCATTAAGGGGTTGAATTTCAGGGTCCATATCCATACCTCCGGCGAAATCCTTCATGAAATCCGGCAACTGGAACGCCACCGCCGGCTTCTGCTCGTCTTCCGCCCACCTCGACTTCCTCTTTTTCTCGCCGCCGCTGTCGGACGGAGGGTCCCAGCGGCTCCGCCGCCGCCTCCGGCCTGTCGAGTCGTCCCCGTTTAAATTAGAATTTGAGAGATTGGGTGAGGCTTCTAGGGTTTGGGATTGGGGAGGGGTGTGATTTGGTGGATATATGGTTTCAGGTGGAGGTTGAGGAGGGGTTGGATCGGACGGCGGTGATTGATCGagtggaagaggaggaggagagggagctAGGGTTTGTGAGTAGAGAGGTTGTGGAGATTCATAAGGCGAGGTTGAGGAGGGAAGAGGAGGGTTTGGTGCCAAAGAATCCATTGGTTAACTTCGCAAGCACGTACTGCAGCTGTATGAGAGAGGGATTTGACTTTTATTACACACAGTTCACCCTCTCTCGATGgcgagaagaaaagaaagagagccTTTCTCGTCAATTTTGgtgagattttttttggtttgtatttTGTCAATCGATTTTTGGTGGAGATTTCAACTtaaatttaacttattttttcttccctttgaaacttaaataaaaataagctaAGTTTATCTATTATTCTAAACGTAAACTTAATTGTCTAacacatattaaaaaaaatacaagttaaGTTTACAATACAagtttaaaaatgaaaaataagttaagttagAAAATGAGTTGAATTCGACCAGACTATGGCAGGTGTCTACAACATGCATTGTTGTGTAGACCGTTGAATGTCTGGCGAAGAAAtcaaagaggttgaaaaatatcTGAGGGGTTTCCATTGTTGCTCTCTAGTACCACTAACCGATTATGCGAGCTAAATCTGGACACTACAATCGTTTACTTATCAAAATAGAAGAAGAAttaactgaattaaaaaaataagttacgtGTAAAAGAACACAATCTTAGTGAGAAAAGAGAATGAATGGCCAATGAAAATATTCCATTTTTGTACTGTTTTCTCTATTTCTCATCAAAATATTCaatccaaaacaaaatcatttactttttttttctcataaaaTCACTTCATCCAAAGGGCGGGAAGGAGGATGCCTTGGCGGTAAATACACTTCACATTCCTTGTGGGTGGTGGCTTTTTGTCAAACTCCTTCGGATCGCTCCTCCTTCGCTCCGCTGCAAACCTGCACCAAGGCGTGAGGCGGTTGGCCGTCTCTCGCCCCTCAAACGAGCAAGTTAGAATacaggaaagagagagagagagagagtactttaGGATGGTGTGAGATTGTGTACCTCCTCTAGGGTTTATCCCTCCACTTATATAGGCGAACGTACTTGGCCTCCATGCTAAGAGTGGCCATGACATACGGCACATGCCAGTGACATCATGAGTAACAGCCTCTCTTCTCAGACATTCTAGGTCTCCCTGGAACCAACAAGAGGAATCTCCACGTGGCCTTCACATGGGTCAAACCGACCCGACCGACCATCTCGACCCGTGAGCCCGACCCCGAAGGCTCGGTCCTTACGAATACAGATTGGGCCATAAACCGATGGGTCGGAGCCTTCTGTCCGGCCCACCTCCCCTTAGCATACCTCTTGTCCTATTGGGCTTTAGCCCAAGTAATGCACACGGGGCCAGCTAGGATAGCCCAATCATTGGCCCTGCCCGCTTCCCTTCCGTGGGTCTACCCTATGGTCCAACTCGGTTCGGCccaccacaatagcccctcaacttcttGCTTGTCTTCTTAAACGGAAGGAGTTGAAACGGATCTGGGCCGAACTGCTTCTTAAAACCGACCTGCCCTCTCAAGAAAATCAGACCGGCCTCAATGTAGACGTCCACTTGTCACTCCAGTGTGCGGTCTACCTTGATGGGATGTTTCATCTGACACCCATGTACGAGATGCCACGTGTCACAGCTGCACCGGTCCAAACTGACGCTGTCGCTTCGATTTCTGTGCGACTCTTCATTTCCCACGCATATCTTTTTGAAAAACCCGCCACCCTATATATagaagggggagggggggggggggggtgagaGAGTCCCGTCAATACTGGGGCATCACATCACCTTCCCTGCTAACACCAGACATCCCGAACAACAACCGGACCTTCAAAGAGTTAGACCAAAATATCCACATAACCCCGAACCTTCAACAATATTGACTATACGTCCCTCCATCTGAGCATATAACATGATTTGCTAGATCCGAACACccaaaaattatgaccgaaCCTTCCTCATACTTTCCCGAACATTCTTCAGAGGTTGTACCTAGCCGAACTTTGCCTATCACTGTCTTTTTAGGTCTTTTTCAAAGGCCAAAGACTATGAGTCTGCTACAACCGATGAGGAAGAGATGGTTCAAGATTACGACGCGAAAGGTTCGGTGGACGGTTTCGATGATGATGACTTCTATACTGACCTTCTTGAGTCAGCCGTTGATGACACTGGCCTAGGCCTCGATCTTGTAAACCCCGAGGAGGAATACCATCCGGTGGTTGATGTAGACAATCATATCCATGTAGATGTCAGTGGGGATGGTCTTGAGGATGACCGGGTCGAAGACACAGAAACCGATGAGAATGCCGAAACCACAGGTGCCAGTGCCAAAGAAAGAGTGCCCCAACCAATGAGGGGACGCATGACAAATTACCGAGCACACTATCGGTCCGAGGTTGTGTTGGCTGAATTTAGGGAAGTATACCGAATCTCTGACTCTCCAATTGGTGATGCTCGGTACCAAGGCCAAACCCGGTCCCAAAGAGGCCGTCGTGCTGATGGCAGGAGTCTGCATCGGAGGAGTTCAATTTCCCTTCCCTCGGTTTGTGAGGAGGTTCTTCAACGCTCTGCACATTACCACCTACTAGCTTTCTCTGAACGCCTACCGAATTATCTTCGGGGTGGCTAAACTGATACGCTGGCACGAGGTCGACTTTCGGTTGGATGACTTCTTCGGTATTTGCTTTATTGGGCAGACTGCCCAGTCTAGAAGTGCTATGTATCTTGTAGGCCGAAAAGGAACCTGCTGATCCTCAAACTTCCAAATAAGGATGACTTAAGAGACATGCTAATTGTAGGGGAAATTGGGAGTTCATTCCTGGGGAAAGGGACTGGACTCTTGTACCTAGGACCGAGGGCAAGGCTTGTAAGTATTGTTTAGATGCTTTATTTACCGTCGATTTTCATATTTGACATTACTGATGGGTTTTTTCGTAGACTTGGGCGTCGTAGACCGTCTGAAAGTAGGAGCCGATGCTAAGCGAATGAGCCACGCCTACACATCTCCCGAACACAACACCCTGAAGCTCTTTAGCTACGTCCCATCATATAACACGACCCTTTTCACACGTAAGAAAAGCCGAACAGCCGGTGCCAAAAGAGTTAACGACGCAAGCCCATCTTTGGAGGCACTAGACGTTCTTCATCCTTTGTGAGGCAAAATTCGAGAACCGACAGACCATGCCACTCCCGACCCTTTCTCTGAAAGCAGCACAGAAATGCCTAGAGCTCCCTTCCATCTAGCAAATCTAGAGGACAACGATACTAttacgccctcgattttcaacataaataaataatccatttcaataaaagatcaTCGCATTATAAAGATAGTACCCAAAAGAAGGTTCCCAACTATTTAACTTACAAACCAAGTCCCCAAGTTCAGAGAAATTACATCATTGGCACTCCGTCCCCAAATGAAATTTAGCACAAGCATGAATAAGTTTAGGAGTTACAAACgttttagtcaaaagaaaactGTAGGAATTAGTAACAAATgcatctttatcaaaagaaagtcattacaaagatgattaagtaactacaCGACGTaagcttccaaaaagtcttccACGTCCAAGCACACGATGCATGCAAGCTAATGTCCgacatttgaacctgaaaatggtaataggttgagctacactagcgcAGTAGGAAAATCTACTACTAGTCTATATGCAAATATGATGACAGGTGCAAGGAATGAAGGCAAGAGAATGTAGATCAAAGGAATGGATAAACAATCAACTCATAAGTATACCACATTCATTACACTCAATCTATAGTGAAACGTTATCTCCACTAGCCATGAAGTTCACAAGACACAAACAACTCTAACAATCATAACACGACATTCTATCATAAACCTTCTTCGACtatatttccaccccttgcactACAGTATAATAATTCAAGAGTTATTGTATTGCCACCCTTTGTGTTACATTGAACCCTAACGACTTGGATcatcgtattaccaccccttgtgtTACAAGCCCCACTTGAGTcatcgtattaccaccccttgcgttacgagactcctTACTCTAACTTCCTACTCACACACTTactttgtaacgcccccaattttgggtatgttaaataaacattttattgataaaaccaaatggagtctggctcattattacaacaaaactcccacaagagttcaataattGCACAAATGAagagggttctagggttcctaactacagctccacctgctcttccatcctagccagctcctcagctccaaaagcctccaaggtgtactatTCATCTTGAttagcgtcgccaccaatataatatgtcagggtcaccaaaaggtaacaccgtgagctacaaaagctcagcagaacaatctcatacccgctaacccataacttacaaacaacaggtcatagatatagcacacaaactcatgattgtcacataactcatgcataaatgaataacaatgacacatccacattcgctatcttCCTAGCATTGGTGTCCATGACCTTCTGAGTTTCTCCAATGCGACTCATCGTAaactgtgtctcattttcatatactgttcaatatttccaaaatcatttttacacacccaaccttggttccgccgttccggtctcccgagtatcctcacaatggttccgccgtcccgggttcccattggcacacattgcattggctcctctccgtggataaccaagtcattcctcaccatggttccgctgctccgggttcccatgggaacgcatacaacctcacaatggttccgttgatccggaatcccattggaacacacacaacctcacaatggttccgcttttcccggattcccattcgaacacacacaacctcacaatggttccgcttttccggattcccattggaacacacacaacctcacaatggttccgccttttcggattcccattggaacagaCACaaccgcacaatggttccgctttgccggattcccattggaacacacacacacattcccacaatgggcaagtccggccacattggggtttcaaaactttttctccttttcaaaacacgccttgtcattaacacaccctaggcatcatgtttctactttcttgttttccgtgtctcgttttcatgcatagactccgcggtaagacttttcacgtatacataaatcattccttgaaatcttgaaactctACTAgaaagatcatccaattctatattagtaatcatgcttataaccatcctaaagatcaaaatacgaatgcTTCTAAACAAGTGATAAGTttctacctttcaaaaaccgttctttcttccttcgtgggaagttcaaaacaacaaatgtttattcgaagttaaaagttgatttttccaacatgctcaaacttcCATTTAGCGAAAACATGTTTGTAAATtatcatgcattctaaacataataatcgatagataaccttatctacttaaaaatacttcaagttatacttggaactaaagagtaaagacatcctattttttcaacatacggttctacacTATATTTGGGTTTAATGGACAAAGAACTCtatgtatacttagagatagtgtatatgggactctaccttactccttggcggtagggtggctacggaaagtatgtcggtgatcgagcggagtaacttcctacggaatgcttatggtagcttcgaaagagaaaagtttctcttgaaactagatcttgactacttgtagagacccgtaaatttcctatttaattttaatattcgttgtaaaagaaaataaaagaaaagaaaaggacgaAAATGGTTTAATTATGAATGTGGGGGTCTTATGTGCAGGGTTTGAAAGTTGTGGGTGCTAGTGtaattgtgcatgtgtgtgccgtgtatgtTACCAGgagaactttttctttttcccatttttcttcttctcagctctctctcgatctctctctcactctctcacccaaccactcaaaaacccataccaatcaactcccaaaccatctttaatttgcatattcgagcttgtatcgtgttggacaaagcttggttcggagtattttcgcttgatttgaattccggaagctagggtttgcaCAATTTCCTTGATTGCGGTttggatacttgaggtagggaattctacctctctttatatgttatttgggttctcttatgtattatttgagtattttcatgctttgtttgagctggtgttgattgttgtttggtctggatcaaaatctgttatctgatgaaaaatcgccaaatttcggattcctaccggtaggcccatcatttctaccggtagaacgttgttgtGTTGCCTGAAAAttagcttcctaccggtagaacttttctcctaccggtagactGTCTCAAATTTTTCCTCGTGCAAAATGGTGGCCTTTCTGATCAGTTTTTGTACCGGTAGAATTTTACCCCTACCGGTAGAACCTCAgaaatttcttttcatttcctaccggtacttttctttttctaccggtagaaacctTGCAAGGCAAGTTGTTGTTCACACTGTTCCCGGTTTGTACCGGTAGGTAcccatttcctaccggtaggtaagctgtaaaagtaaaaaaaaaaaaaaaaaaaaaaaaaaaaaaaaaattccctgaTGCCGTTGAAAACTTCTTCCTTCCTAT
This region includes:
- the LOC131308218 gene encoding splicing factor-like protein 1, whose protein sequence is MDSLAPNPPLPSSTSPYESPQPLYSQTLAPSPPPLPLDQSPPSDPTPPQPPPETIYPPNHTPPQSQTLEASPNLSNSNLNGDDSTGRRRRRSRWDPPSDSGGEKKRKSRWAEDEQKPAVAFQLPDFMKDFAGGMDMDPEIQPLNARLQEISRILQSGVQLDDRPEGGRSPSPEPIYDNFGIRINTREFRARERLNRERQEIISQIIKRNPTFKPPADYRPPKLNKKLYIPMKEYPGYNFIGLIIGPRGNTQKRMEKETGAKIVIRGKGSIKEGRIGQKRDLKFDPAENEDLHVLVEADTQEALDAAAGMVEKLLHPVDEGLNEHKRQQLRELAALNGTIRDDEFCRLCGEAGHRQFACPSRMSTFKSDVLCKICGDGGHPTIDCPMKGGTVGKKMDDEYQSFLAELGGTGPEALTKQNPTLSIMGSNGSVTNPPWASTIGGGTGNTSRPGLGCIVNTTDKEIDDANLYIGYLPSTLDDDALIRLFSPFGDIVMAKVIKDRNTGLSKGYGFVKYSDVAQANQAITSMNGYRLEGRVIAVRVAGKPPQPVVPPGPPAPPMSSYPPPNQSVGGYPSQQNTSGGPLAGMPSGGYVGAPVPWGPHAPPPCAPYTHPFGGQNNYAPVQGPPMPPYGVPYPPPPQPAVSGAPSQSMLSSEPTSYPPGVQSQNNGSADSAKSGPNNVYGNAMTGMLPNYQAWYHPFSLGYPSYYAAAPPPPPASHSTAEQQNFASGPWASNPPAPPSVSPAEKNQPASHGADPEYEKFIAEMK